Proteins from one Nilaparvata lugens isolate BPH chromosome 10, ASM1435652v1, whole genome shotgun sequence genomic window:
- the LOC111046312 gene encoding beta-3 adrenergic receptor isoform X1: protein MSSRTADAVVDVCLTFLAASGLASNTLVLVVFYRCPALRSPSNRFVGSLVLADLVSSTVLAPTLISTRVSLVSLAAGVGTLVATASVFSVVAIAVDRYSAVLSPLHYAMTVTRRRSLAVIALVWSMSMALASPHLLMPCENPLFWLSHSLILLFIGFTFPLIALVLIYARMYAAAHRNSVRTRRHSVSGCGAELDAWRRTSNATFSALLFREEGRAVKTAVMVIASFLFCWTPFFVSSTSQAWGSVTLPPALVGICALSASSLNPFVYVFRNESVRKEAGRVVCWWRVSGGSACPTGALSPMTGGAPPPPLLRHQPSSHCDSMSVQSFQMSTADCPHNDQQPPPADFVATYNPVHGDTLRYESVTFRLAQRRCGTCVRQNSDSSSGSGHPLLTPLPRRQRPSSEPSTPRHLNNNDADADDRAPVVFKFQLESGGGDNSRPGNTIKTVTSPMASLKSPMTSLKTVTSQLSAEPPLCNGTSDESKRERYRLQRLRAVELEDPGTQV from the exons ATTCGTGGGCAGCCTGGTGTTGGCTGATTTGGTGTCTTCGACAGTGCTGGCGCCCACCCTGATTTCGACGCGTGTGTCGCTGGTGTCGCTGGCGGCCGGCGTCGGCACTCTCGTCGCCACTGCCTCTGTCTTCTCTGTGGTCGCTATCGCCGTCGACCGCTACAGCGCCGTCCTCAGTCCGCTGCACTACGCCATGACTGTCACTAGGAGGCGCAGTCTCGCTG TGATTGCTCTGGTGTGGAGCATGTCAATGGCTCTGGCCTCGCCGCACCTTCTCATGCCTTGCGAGAATCCTCTCTTCTGGCTGTCTCACTCCCTCATTCTACTCTTCATCGGCTTCACATTCCCACTCATCGCACTCGTCCTCATCTACGCCAGGATGTATGCTGCTGCTCACAG AAACAGCGTGCGCACCCGGCGTCACTCGGTGTCGGGTTGCGGCGCCGAACTGGACGCGTGGCGTCGCACGTCGAACGCGACGTTCTCGGCGCTGCTGTTCAGAGAGGAGGGTCGCGCGGTCAAGACCGCTGTCATGGTGATCGCCTCCTTCCTCTTCTGTTGGACGCCGTTTTTCGTGTCGTCCACGTCACAGGCCTGGGGTAGCGTCACTCTCCCCCCCGCCTTGGTGGGCATATGCGCTCTGTCCGCCTCATCGCTCAATCCCTTCGTCTATGTGTTCAG GAACGAATCAGTACGCAAAGAGGCGGGCCGTGTGGTGTGCTGGTGGCGGGTGTCAGGGGGCTCGGCATGCCCCACAGGTGCCCTGTCGCCAATGACGGGGGGCGCGCCCCCACCACCCCTGTTGCGGCACCAGCCGTCGTCACACTGTGACAGCATGTCAGTGCAGAGCTTCCAGATGTCGACGGCCGACTGTCCTCACAACGACCAGCAGCCGCCACCCGCCGACTTTGTTGCCACTTACAATCCG gtGCACGGTGACACCCTGCGCTATGAGAGCGTGACATTTCGGCTAGCTCAGCGCCGCTGCGGCACGTGTGTGCGACAGAACTCAGACTCATCATCAGGCAGTGGTCACCCTCTGCTCACCCCCCTGCCTCGCCGCCAGCGGCCCAGCAGTGAGCCGTCCACGCCCCGCCATCTCAACAACAACGACGCCGACGCCGATGACAGGGCGCCCGTCGTCTTCAAG TTTCAGCTGGAGTCGGGGGGTGGCGACAACAGCCGGCCGGGCAACACAATCAAAACGGTGACGTCACCGATGGCCTCACTCAAGTCACCCATGACGTCACTCAAAACTGTGACGTCACAGCTGTCAGCCGAGCCGCCGCTCTGCAACGGAACCAGCGACGAGTCGAAGCGGGAACGCTATCGGCTGCAGAGGCTGCGTGCAGTTGAGCTCGAGGACCCCGGAACTCAGGTCTAG
- the LOC111046312 gene encoding beta-3 adrenergic receptor isoform X2 — protein sequence MSSRTADAVVDVCLTFLAASGLASNTLVLVVFYRCPALRSPSNRFVGSLVLADLVSSTVLAPTLISTRVSLVSLAAGVGTLVATASVFSVVAIAVDRYSAVLSPLHYAMTVTRRRSLAVIALVWSMSMALASPHLLMPCENPLFWLSHSLILLFIGFTFPLIALVLIYARMYAAAHRNSVRTRRHSVSGCGAELDAWRRTSNATFSALLFREEGRAVKTAVMVIASFLFCWTPFFVSSTSQAWGSVTLPPALVGICALSASSLNPFVYVFRNESVRKEAGRVVCWWRVSGGSACPTGALSPMTGGAPPPPLLRHQPSSHCDSMSVQSFQMSTADCPHNDQQPPPADFVATYNPVHGDTLRYESVTFRLAQRRCGTCVRQNSDSSSGSGHPLLTPLPRRQRPSSEPSTPRHLNNNDADADDRAPVVFKLESGGGDNSRPGNTIKTVTSPMASLKSPMTSLKTVTSQLSAEPPLCNGTSDESKRERYRLQRLRAVELEDPGTQV from the exons ATTCGTGGGCAGCCTGGTGTTGGCTGATTTGGTGTCTTCGACAGTGCTGGCGCCCACCCTGATTTCGACGCGTGTGTCGCTGGTGTCGCTGGCGGCCGGCGTCGGCACTCTCGTCGCCACTGCCTCTGTCTTCTCTGTGGTCGCTATCGCCGTCGACCGCTACAGCGCCGTCCTCAGTCCGCTGCACTACGCCATGACTGTCACTAGGAGGCGCAGTCTCGCTG TGATTGCTCTGGTGTGGAGCATGTCAATGGCTCTGGCCTCGCCGCACCTTCTCATGCCTTGCGAGAATCCTCTCTTCTGGCTGTCTCACTCCCTCATTCTACTCTTCATCGGCTTCACATTCCCACTCATCGCACTCGTCCTCATCTACGCCAGGATGTATGCTGCTGCTCACAG AAACAGCGTGCGCACCCGGCGTCACTCGGTGTCGGGTTGCGGCGCCGAACTGGACGCGTGGCGTCGCACGTCGAACGCGACGTTCTCGGCGCTGCTGTTCAGAGAGGAGGGTCGCGCGGTCAAGACCGCTGTCATGGTGATCGCCTCCTTCCTCTTCTGTTGGACGCCGTTTTTCGTGTCGTCCACGTCACAGGCCTGGGGTAGCGTCACTCTCCCCCCCGCCTTGGTGGGCATATGCGCTCTGTCCGCCTCATCGCTCAATCCCTTCGTCTATGTGTTCAG GAACGAATCAGTACGCAAAGAGGCGGGCCGTGTGGTGTGCTGGTGGCGGGTGTCAGGGGGCTCGGCATGCCCCACAGGTGCCCTGTCGCCAATGACGGGGGGCGCGCCCCCACCACCCCTGTTGCGGCACCAGCCGTCGTCACACTGTGACAGCATGTCAGTGCAGAGCTTCCAGATGTCGACGGCCGACTGTCCTCACAACGACCAGCAGCCGCCACCCGCCGACTTTGTTGCCACTTACAATCCG gtGCACGGTGACACCCTGCGCTATGAGAGCGTGACATTTCGGCTAGCTCAGCGCCGCTGCGGCACGTGTGTGCGACAGAACTCAGACTCATCATCAGGCAGTGGTCACCCTCTGCTCACCCCCCTGCCTCGCCGCCAGCGGCCCAGCAGTGAGCCGTCCACGCCCCGCCATCTCAACAACAACGACGCCGACGCCGATGACAGGGCGCCCGTCGTCTTCAAG CTGGAGTCGGGGGGTGGCGACAACAGCCGGCCGGGCAACACAATCAAAACGGTGACGTCACCGATGGCCTCACTCAAGTCACCCATGACGTCACTCAAAACTGTGACGTCACAGCTGTCAGCCGAGCCGCCGCTCTGCAACGGAACCAGCGACGAGTCGAAGCGGGAACGCTATCGGCTGCAGAGGCTGCGTGCAGTTGAGCTCGAGGACCCCGGAACTCAGGTCTAG